The genome window AAGTGGCAACAAGAAATTTGTCCTCTCAGTTGCATGGAATCCTGATGGTAGACTTCTTGCCTGTGGTTCAGTTGATGGAACTATCTCTGTTTTCGATGTAGCACGTGCGAAGTTCCTCCACTTCTTGGAAGGCCATTCCATGCCTGTGCGCTCTCTTGTGTTTTCGCCTTCACACCATGATTCAAGGATACTTTTCTCAGCATCAGATGATGGTCATGTGCATGTGTATGATGCTGAGGGTAAAACCTTGCTCACATCTTTGTCAGGTCATGCGAGTTGGGTTTTGAGTGTGGATGTCTCCCCAGATGGGGCAGCCATTGCAACAGGTTCAAGTGACAAGACCGTTAGGCTGTGGGATCTTAAAATGAGAGCAGCTACACAGACATTAACCAACCACACGGACCAGGTATGGTCTGTCGCGTTTGGACCACCATCAAAGACTGATGTTAGGTCTTGTATGCTTGCCAGTGTAGCTGACGATAAGAGCATATCATTCTACCAGTACTCCTGATTGTTGTGAACTGGTAACCCCAAACCTGTGATTGCCATCTCTTTTTGCATGGTTTGTATGTGAACCAAGAATGTACAAGAAAATCATCGGCTTTTTATTCTTGGATCCGCGAATAGTTTTTAGATTCTATTTGAATTTCATACACAGCAGCCGGTGCTATTTCGTACATTGTCCATGAATCACCTTAGTTGGTTTGTAGTTGGACGGCTTCTTGTGAAGCGGATATTGCTAACATGTCAAGGTTCATTATTATTGTAAACCTAGCATTTATGCATTTGCTATTGTGATTTCATTGGGTTCTATGCCTAGCCATCTTGTTACTGTTTGTTCCCAGAAGTTTGGAACAAAAGAAACTAAATTAGCTTAGAT of Nicotiana tomentosiformis chromosome 7, ASM39032v3, whole genome shotgun sequence contains these proteins:
- the LOC104099133 gene encoding WD repeat-containing protein VIP3-like; its protein translation is MKLASLDSIQNAHDDSLWTAAWVRSTGDKPALLLTGGLDETVRIWDPTKFTCLQTNTGHCLGVVSVTAHPNRRIAASASIDSFIRVFEVDTNNTIATLEAPPSEVWQLQFSPDGGTLAAAGGGSSSVKLWDTTQWQLIATLSIPRQGGAQPSEKSGNKKFVLSVAWNPDGRLLACGSVDGTISVFDVARAKFLHFLEGHSMPVRSLVFSPSHHDSRILFSASDDGHVHVYDAEGKTLLTSLSGHASWVLSVDVSPDGAAIATGSSDKTVRLWDLKMRAATQTLTNHTDQVWSVAFGPPSKTDVRSCMLASVADDKSISFYQYS